A genomic window from Micromonospora violae includes:
- a CDS encoding ThuA domain-containing protein, translating to MFHGPVAEQQDPVARAVDTIKQLGAGHDIDVTATTDPGSFTAAGLSAYRSVVFLSATGAALNRDQESALQSYVKAGGGFVGIADAARAQVDSTWFTGLIGTRPAGAIPVAEPVARVTANGENPPNETKEKLTDGDANTKWLVRTPTGWVAYELAAPKRVTGYALTSANDSAGRDPKDWTLQGSTDGQSWTDLDRRTGQIFPDRFQTRRFDIATPQEFSRYRLNITANSGEPLTQLADLRLFTGSTTAPEPPAVNRAVVNILDRKHPATASLPLTLTRSDRWENWDPNPIGSVHTLAQVEERHYDAGVAANGAFHPVSWCRDYDGGRSFYTGMGHTEGSYGEEAFRAHLAGALNWTTGRIRGDCQATIAANYKVERLTAANQTGQLDQMGEPHGLTIAPDGTVFYVGKAACPSGPIADWNDPKVGLGCGTIHSWDPRTKQVKLLTTLEVMGNRGSGSELVKNEEGLLGIVPDPRFAENGWLYVYWMPHDSVDRVKRVGQRTVSRFTYDHQAQTIDQATRKDLLQFPVQIHSCCHAGGGMAFDAKGNLYVGSGDNNSSEGSQGYAGNNWTQEYQGISFQDARRTSGNTNDLAGKIIRIHPEPDGTYTIPDGNLFPPGTEKTRPEIYVMGVRNIARLQIDPVHQWLTAGWVGPDASSPSPTLGPAKYETATIITSAGNQGWPYCMGNRQPYRDRSNTDATELTGWYDCDNLKNTSPRNTGLVDIPAARDNMIWYSPDGGGPVFPERTDGSGLPTYVAADATYTQPYLRGGGQAIMSGPTYHRSLVDTTSGVAWPEHWDGKWFIGDQSNSNNRVAVTVDPAGVPQAAPPVYAESLRAIIPGGNGDTRLQSWMDAKFGPDGALYLLDYGGGFFSLHPNQKLIRITYTGGAPTPAPAATSTAVQNKPLTIAFTGSRSGGVSHRWEFGDGATSTEADPRHTYATVGTYTAKLTVTYADGQKTTVQSTVTVGCAVPDDRQNVWLGDTDTGVPSRTVGQGCTANDLIDDESTWADHNGFVRHVTAVARTLQDDGLLSSRESGTLTRLAAASEIGRDGHTGYEALFDGTAESLRGWQQAPAGEFGIQPDGSLRSSGGLGMLWHTKELGDFSLRLQFRDIAPGTGRANTGVFIRFPDLRTPLDQRPPDSCGTVGSARTSQAWMAIYCGHEIQIYDGDTGEPQKTGSVYNFDPVPLGQAGVTPKNEWNDYEIRVVGQHYTMIRNGVVINEFDNTPGKQSSRAGDPPTDLRQFLRGFIGLQNHGDNDLTEFRHIRVREL from the coding sequence GTGTTCCACGGTCCGGTGGCCGAACAGCAGGACCCGGTCGCTCGCGCGGTGGACACCATCAAACAGCTTGGCGCCGGTCATGACATCGATGTCACGGCCACCACGGACCCGGGTTCCTTCACCGCGGCCGGGCTGTCCGCGTACCGCAGCGTGGTCTTTCTCTCCGCGACGGGCGCGGCGCTGAACCGCGACCAGGAGTCGGCGCTGCAGAGCTACGTCAAGGCCGGCGGCGGTTTCGTCGGCATCGCCGACGCCGCCCGCGCCCAGGTCGACTCCACCTGGTTCACCGGCCTGATCGGCACCCGCCCGGCCGGCGCCATCCCGGTGGCCGAGCCGGTGGCCCGGGTGACCGCCAATGGCGAGAACCCGCCCAACGAGACCAAGGAGAAGCTGACCGACGGCGACGCCAACACGAAGTGGCTCGTCCGCACCCCGACCGGGTGGGTGGCCTACGAGTTGGCCGCACCGAAGCGGGTCACCGGGTACGCCCTCACGTCGGCCAACGACTCGGCCGGCCGCGACCCGAAGGACTGGACCCTGCAAGGCTCCACGGACGGGCAGAGCTGGACCGATCTGGACCGCCGCACCGGGCAGATCTTCCCGGACCGGTTCCAGACCCGCCGGTTCGACATCGCCACCCCGCAGGAGTTCTCGCGCTACCGGTTGAACATCACCGCGAACAGCGGTGAGCCGCTGACCCAGCTCGCCGACCTGCGGCTGTTCACCGGCAGCACCACCGCCCCGGAGCCGCCCGCGGTGAACCGCGCGGTGGTGAACATCCTGGACCGCAAGCACCCGGCCACGGCGTCGCTGCCGCTGACCCTCACCCGCTCTGACCGCTGGGAGAACTGGGACCCGAACCCGATCGGCAGCGTGCACACCCTGGCCCAGGTGGAGGAGCGGCACTACGACGCGGGCGTGGCCGCCAACGGCGCGTTCCACCCGGTGTCCTGGTGCCGGGACTACGACGGCGGCCGGTCCTTCTACACCGGCATGGGCCACACCGAGGGCAGCTACGGGGAGGAGGCGTTCCGCGCGCACCTCGCCGGGGCCCTCAACTGGACCACCGGTCGCATCCGCGGTGACTGCCAGGCCACCATCGCCGCGAACTACAAGGTGGAGCGACTCACCGCCGCGAACCAGACCGGGCAGCTGGACCAGATGGGCGAGCCGCACGGGCTGACCATCGCCCCGGACGGCACGGTCTTCTACGTCGGCAAGGCGGCCTGCCCGAGCGGCCCGATCGCGGACTGGAACGACCCGAAGGTCGGCCTGGGCTGCGGCACCATCCACTCCTGGGACCCACGGACCAAGCAGGTCAAGCTGCTCACCACCCTGGAGGTGATGGGCAACCGGGGCAGCGGCTCCGAGCTGGTCAAGAACGAGGAGGGTCTGCTCGGCATCGTGCCCGACCCCAGGTTCGCCGAGAACGGCTGGCTCTACGTCTACTGGATGCCGCACGACTCGGTCGACCGGGTGAAGCGGGTCGGTCAGCGGACCGTCTCGCGGTTCACCTACGACCATCAGGCGCAGACCATCGACCAGGCGACCCGCAAGGACCTGTTGCAGTTCCCCGTGCAGATCCACAGCTGCTGCCACGCCGGCGGTGGCATGGCGTTCGACGCCAAGGGCAACCTCTACGTCGGCTCCGGTGACAACAACTCGTCGGAGGGGTCGCAGGGCTACGCCGGCAACAACTGGACCCAGGAGTACCAGGGCATCTCGTTCCAGGACGCCCGGCGCACCTCGGGTAACACCAACGACCTCGCCGGCAAGATCATCCGGATTCACCCGGAGCCGGACGGCACGTACACCATCCCGGACGGCAACCTGTTCCCGCCCGGCACCGAGAAGACCCGGCCGGAGATCTACGTGATGGGCGTGCGCAACATCGCCCGCCTCCAGATCGACCCGGTGCACCAGTGGCTGACCGCCGGCTGGGTCGGCCCGGACGCCTCGTCGCCCAGCCCCACCCTCGGCCCGGCGAAGTACGAGACGGCCACCATCATCACCTCCGCCGGCAACCAGGGCTGGCCGTACTGTATGGGCAACCGGCAGCCGTACCGAGACCGCAGCAACACCGACGCGACCGAGCTGACCGGCTGGTACGACTGCGACAACCTCAAGAACACCTCGCCGCGCAACACCGGACTGGTGGACATCCCGGCGGCCCGGGACAACATGATCTGGTACTCGCCCGACGGCGGCGGCCCGGTGTTCCCGGAGCGGACTGACGGCAGCGGCCTGCCGACCTACGTGGCCGCCGACGCCACCTACACGCAGCCCTACCTGCGCGGCGGCGGGCAGGCCATCATGTCCGGCCCGACGTATCACCGCAGCCTCGTCGACACCACCAGTGGCGTGGCGTGGCCGGAGCACTGGGACGGCAAGTGGTTCATCGGCGACCAGTCGAACTCCAACAACCGCGTCGCGGTCACCGTCGACCCGGCCGGCGTGCCGCAGGCCGCCCCACCGGTGTACGCCGAGTCGCTGCGGGCCATCATCCCCGGTGGCAACGGCGACACCAGGTTGCAGAGCTGGATGGACGCGAAGTTCGGCCCGGACGGCGCGCTCTACCTGCTCGACTACGGCGGCGGGTTCTTCAGCCTGCACCCGAACCAGAAGCTGATCCGGATCACCTACACCGGCGGCGCACCCACCCCGGCACCGGCGGCCACCTCGACCGCCGTGCAGAACAAGCCGTTGACCATCGCCTTCACCGGCTCCCGCTCCGGCGGCGTCAGCCACCGGTGGGAGTTCGGCGACGGCGCCACGTCGACCGAGGCGGACCCCCGACACACGTACGCCACGGTCGGCACCTACACCGCGAAGCTCACCGTCACGTACGCCGACGGTCAGAAGACGACGGTGCAGAGCACGGTGACGGTGGGCTGCGCGGTGCCTGACGACCGGCAGAACGTCTGGCTCGGCGACACCGACACCGGGGTGCCCAGTCGCACGGTCGGGCAGGGCTGCACGGCCAACGACCTGATCGACGACGAGAGCACCTGGGCCGACCACAACGGTTTCGTCCGGCACGTGACCGCGGTGGCCCGCACGTTGCAGGACGACGGCCTGCTCAGCAGCCGCGAGTCGGGCACCCTCACCCGGCTGGCCGCCGCGTCGGAGATCGGCCGGGACGGCCACACCGGGTACGAGGCGCTCTTCGACGGCACCGCCGAGTCGCTGCGTGGTTGGCAGCAGGCGCCGGCGGGGGAGTTCGGCATCCAACCGGACGGGTCACTGCGCTCCAGCGGCGGCCTGGGCATGCTCTGGCACACCAAGGAACTGGGCGACTTCTCGCTGAGGTTGCAGTTCCGGGACATCGCGCCGGGCACCGGCCGGGCCAACACCGGCGTCTTCATCCGGTTCCCGGACCTGCGAACGCCGCTCGACCAGCGCCCACCGGACAGCTGCGGCACGGTCGGGTCGGCGCGGACCTCGCAGGCCTGGATGGCCATCTACTGCGGACACGAGATCCAGATCTACGACGGTGACACCGGTGAGCCGCAGAAGACCGGATCGGTCTACAACTTCGACCCGGTGCCGCTGGGCCAGGCCGGGGTGACGCCGAAGAACGAGTGGAACGACTACGAGATCCGCGTGGTCGGGCAGCACTACACGATGATCCGCAACGGCGTGGTGATCAACGAGTTCGACAACACGCCCGGCAAGCAGTCGTCGCGCGCCGGCGACCCGCCGACCGACCTGCGGCAGTTCCTGCGCGGCTTCATCGGCCTGCAGAACCACGGTGACAACGACCTGACCGAGTTCCGCCACATCCGCGTGCGGGAACTCTAG